In the Bacteroidia bacterium genome, one interval contains:
- a CDS encoding methyltransferase domain-containing protein: protein MRIWIVKAIVQKAISILPGSFYVNFFFQKYVTRGVRLNEEYFEDKVSHCRKHWDAYLKYGGDIRHCRALEIGTGWYPIVPISLFLCGAERIVSVDINSHISDDRLRTVLARFGEYHRQGRLQQLLPHIRPDRWAKLNSVIDEREHLESSEILGKLSIETIVADARKLPYPENSFNLITSNNTFEHIYENLLRDILPEFVRIAESGGIMSHSIDMTDHFAHIDKSINFFNYLRFSDSQWKIIDNSVQPQSRLRITEYHELYRELNIPATEEHCKKGNPDELRATPLDERFKNIPFEELLKIQCTLVSKL from the coding sequence ATGCGCATCTGGATCGTTAAAGCCATCGTTCAAAAAGCCATCAGCATCCTTCCAGGCAGTTTTTATGTCAATTTCTTTTTTCAGAAATATGTAACACGCGGAGTCCGCCTGAACGAAGAATATTTTGAGGATAAGGTGAGCCATTGCCGCAAACATTGGGACGCCTATTTGAAGTATGGCGGAGACATCCGCCATTGTCGCGCGCTCGAAATCGGAACGGGTTGGTATCCCATCGTTCCTATAAGTCTCTTCTTGTGTGGAGCCGAACGCATCGTGTCGGTTGATATTAATTCGCATATTAGTGACGACCGGTTGCGAACAGTGCTGGCCCGATTTGGAGAATACCACCGGCAGGGCAGGTTACAGCAGTTGCTTCCGCACATCCGGCCAGATCGCTGGGCCAAACTTAATAGCGTCATTGATGAGCGTGAGCACCTGGAATCAAGTGAGATCCTCGGCAAGCTTTCCATCGAAACGATTGTGGCCGATGCCCGGAAACTGCCTTACCCGGAAAACAGCTTCAACCTTATTACATCTAATAATACCTTCGAACATATTTATGAAAATCTGCTTCGGGACATCCTTCCGGAATTTGTACGTATAGCAGAATCCGGTGGCATCATGAGCCATTCAATTGACATGACAGACCACTTTGCACATATTGACAAAAGCATCAACTTTTTTAATTATTTGCGATTCAGCGACAGCCAGTGGAAAATAATTGATAACAGCGTGCAGCCGCAGAGTCGCCTGCGAATTACGGAATACCATGAATTGTACAGGGAATTGAATATTCCCGCTACGGAGGAGCATTGTAAAAAAGGAAATCCTGACGAGCTGAGAGCTACTCCGCTGGATGAAAGATTTAAAAATATTCCGTTTGAAGAATTACTTAAAATACAATGTACGCTTGTTAGCAAACTTTAA